The Nocardioides sp. S-1144 genome includes a region encoding these proteins:
- the obgE gene encoding GTPase ObgE translates to MAVPTFVDRVTLHVTAGRGGHGVASVHREKFKPLGGPDGGNGGPGGSIILRVDPDVTTLVDYHHSPHRKAEHGGQGAGSHRNGAHGADMVLSVPDGTVVSIRSTGEVVADLVGPGTELVVAQGGRGGLGNAALASAKRKAPGFALLGEPGDEVEVVLELKVVADIGLVGFPSAGKSSLIASISRARPKIADYPFTTLVPNLGVVTGGETTFTVADVPGLIEGASDGRGLGHDFLRHVERCAAIVHVLDTATFEPGRNPADDLDIIENELARYGGLEDRPRLVALNKIDVPDGRDLSDIVIDDLRERGLRVFPVSAASGEGTRELVFAMAEIVLAAREEKAVEVAERIILRPPSIDGADFTVTETDDGWRVRGTKPERWVRQTDFSNDEAVGFLADRLNRLGVEKKLIEVGAVEGDTVLIGHPDDSVVFDFRPHLDAGAENLARRGEDDRLKEERPAHGRRKAIQEALPDRGENETRADVARRIDKPEVYGPSSYEIGSAEDPDWAESDPGDQV, encoded by the coding sequence CACGTCACGGCCGGGCGCGGCGGTCACGGCGTCGCCTCCGTCCACCGCGAGAAGTTCAAGCCCCTCGGCGGTCCCGACGGCGGCAACGGTGGCCCCGGCGGCTCGATCATCCTGCGCGTCGACCCCGACGTCACCACGCTGGTCGACTACCACCACAGCCCGCACCGCAAGGCCGAGCACGGCGGCCAGGGCGCCGGCTCGCACCGCAACGGCGCGCACGGCGCCGACATGGTGCTCTCGGTCCCCGACGGCACCGTGGTCAGCATCAGGAGCACCGGCGAGGTCGTCGCCGACCTGGTCGGTCCGGGCACCGAGCTCGTGGTCGCCCAGGGCGGCCGCGGCGGCCTCGGCAACGCCGCGCTGGCCAGCGCCAAGCGCAAGGCCCCCGGCTTCGCGCTGCTCGGCGAGCCCGGCGACGAGGTCGAGGTCGTCCTCGAGCTCAAGGTCGTCGCCGACATCGGCCTGGTCGGCTTCCCCAGCGCCGGCAAGTCGAGCCTGATCGCCTCGATCTCGCGCGCGCGGCCCAAGATCGCCGACTACCCGTTCACGACCCTGGTGCCCAACCTCGGCGTCGTCACCGGCGGCGAGACCACCTTCACCGTCGCCGACGTCCCCGGCCTCATCGAGGGCGCCAGCGACGGGCGCGGCCTGGGCCACGACTTCCTGCGCCACGTCGAGCGGTGCGCGGCCATCGTGCACGTCCTCGACACCGCCACCTTCGAGCCCGGCCGCAACCCCGCCGACGACCTCGACATCATCGAGAACGAGCTCGCGCGCTACGGCGGCCTCGAGGACCGCCCGCGGCTGGTCGCGCTGAACAAGATCGACGTGCCGGACGGCCGCGACCTCTCCGACATCGTGATCGACGACCTCCGCGAGCGCGGGCTGCGGGTCTTCCCGGTCTCCGCCGCGTCGGGGGAGGGCACCCGCGAGCTCGTCTTCGCGATGGCCGAGATCGTGCTGGCCGCGCGCGAGGAGAAGGCCGTCGAGGTCGCCGAGCGGATCATCCTGCGCCCCCCGAGCATCGACGGCGCCGACTTCACCGTCACCGAGACCGACGACGGCTGGCGGGTGCGCGGCACCAAGCCCGAGCGCTGGGTGCGCCAGACCGACTTCAGCAACGACGAGGCCGTCGGCTTCCTCGCCGACCGGCTCAACCGGCTCGGCGTCGAGAAGAAGCTCATCGAGGTCGGCGCGGTGGAGGGCGACACCGTCCTCATCGGGCACCCCGACGACTCCGTCGTCTTCGACTTCCGCCCGCACCTCGACGCCGGCGCGGAGAACCTCGCCCGCCGCGGCGAGGACGACCGGCTCAAGGAGGAGCGGCCCGCCCACGGTCGTCGCAAGGCGATCCAGGAGGCGCTGCCCGACCGCGGGGAGAACGAGACCCGCGCCGACGTGGCCCGCCGCATCGACAAGCCGGAGGTCTACGGCCCGTCGTCCTACGAGATCGGTTCGGCCGAGGACCCCGACTGGGCCGAGAGCGATCCCGGTGACCAGGTCTGA
- the proB gene encoding glutamate 5-kinase, translating to MTRSETRPEVAAARRVVVKVGSSSLTTAHGGIDPERLRALVDVLAAARARGVEVVLVSSGAIAAGLAPLGMRRRPAGLAAQQAAASVGQGLLVHRYTDELARHELVAGQVLLTADDVTRRSHYRNAHQTFAKLLELGVLPIVNENDTVATTEIRFGDNDRLAALVAHLVHADLLVLLSDVDGLYDGNPAEPGTTLLEVVAGDADLDGVRIGRTGAAGLGTGGMQTKVEAARIATGAGIPVVLTSAPLAGAALAGENVGTLFRPTGRRQPTRLLWLAHATEAHGTLQLDAGAVRAVVDRRASLLPAGITGVTGTFVAGDPVDLTDPDGVAVARGLVNFDADEVPALLGRSTHDLKRELGAGYEREVVHRDDLVLL from the coding sequence GTGACCAGGTCTGAGACCCGGCCCGAGGTCGCGGCCGCCCGGCGCGTCGTCGTCAAGGTCGGCTCCTCCTCGCTGACCACCGCCCACGGCGGGATCGACCCGGAGCGCCTGCGCGCGCTCGTCGACGTCCTGGCCGCAGCCCGGGCACGCGGCGTCGAGGTGGTGCTGGTCTCCTCCGGCGCGATCGCGGCCGGCCTCGCCCCGCTGGGGATGAGGCGCCGACCGGCCGGCCTCGCCGCCCAGCAGGCCGCCGCGTCGGTCGGGCAGGGCCTGCTGGTGCACCGCTACACCGACGAGCTCGCCCGGCACGAGCTGGTCGCCGGCCAGGTGCTGCTCACCGCCGACGACGTCACCCGCCGCAGCCACTACCGCAACGCCCACCAGACCTTCGCCAAGCTCCTCGAGCTCGGCGTGCTGCCGATCGTGAACGAGAACGACACCGTCGCCACGACCGAGATCCGCTTCGGTGACAACGACCGGCTCGCGGCCCTGGTCGCCCACCTCGTGCACGCCGACCTGCTCGTGCTGCTCTCCGACGTCGACGGCCTCTACGACGGCAACCCGGCCGAGCCCGGCACCACCCTGCTCGAGGTGGTCGCGGGCGACGCCGACCTCGACGGCGTCCGGATCGGGCGGACCGGTGCGGCCGGCCTCGGCACCGGCGGCATGCAGACCAAGGTCGAGGCGGCCCGCATCGCGACCGGGGCCGGCATCCCCGTCGTCCTGACCTCCGCGCCGCTCGCCGGAGCCGCGCTGGCCGGGGAGAACGTCGGCACGCTGTTCCGGCCTACCGGTCGGCGTCAGCCCACCCGGCTGCTCTGGCTGGCCCACGCCACCGAGGCCCACGGCACCCTCCAGCTGGACGCCGGTGCGGTGCGCGCCGTCGTCGACCGGCGGGCCTCGCTGCTGCCCGCCGGCATCACCGGCGTCACCGGCACCTTCGTCGCCGGCGACCCGGTCGACCTCACCGACCCCGACGGCGTCGCGGTGGCCCGCGGCCTGGTCAACTTCGACGCCGACGAGGTGCCGGCCCTGCTCGGCCGCTCGACCCACGACCTGAAGCGCGAGCTCGGCGCGGGCTACGAGCGCGAGGTCGTGCACCGCGACGACCTCGTCCTGCTCTGA
- a CDS encoding cysteine desulfurase family protein, translating to MNTPVHYLDHAATTPMVPAALEAMTAHLANAGNPSSLHASGRQARRVVEESRETIAQALDCRPGEVVFTSGGTESNNLALKGLFWSRRAGDPGRRRILTTAIEHHAVLDPLDWLAASEGAEVELLPVDRSGRLDVEAFRATLERDPASVALVSVMWANNEVGTLQPIDEVVALAGPHGIPVHTDAVQALGSVPLDFAASGVDAMTITGHKVGGPFGAGALVVRRELDLVALAHGGGQERDIRSGTIDTPAIAGLAAAVELAVKHQDEHAAHVGALRDELVRRVVEVVPDAHLHGAPLEPRSLRLPGNAHLGFPGCEGDSLLMLLDARGIECSTGSACSAGVAQPSHVLLAMGCTDDAARHSLRFSFGHTSTEADVDAVVEAIGPVVERARAARRV from the coding sequence ATGAACACGCCCGTCCACTACCTCGACCACGCCGCGACCACGCCCATGGTGCCCGCGGCGCTCGAGGCGATGACGGCGCACCTCGCGAACGCCGGCAACCCGAGCTCCCTGCACGCCTCCGGGCGGCAGGCGCGGCGGGTGGTCGAGGAGTCCCGCGAGACGATCGCGCAGGCGCTGGACTGCCGGCCCGGCGAGGTCGTCTTCACCTCCGGAGGCACCGAGTCCAACAACCTGGCCCTCAAGGGCCTGTTCTGGTCGCGTCGGGCCGGCGACCCCGGCCGCCGCCGGATCCTCACCACCGCGATCGAGCACCACGCCGTGCTGGACCCCCTCGACTGGCTCGCCGCGAGCGAGGGCGCCGAGGTCGAGCTGCTGCCGGTCGACCGCTCCGGCCGGCTCGACGTCGAGGCGTTCCGCGCCACGCTCGAGCGCGACCCCGCCTCGGTGGCGCTGGTCTCGGTCATGTGGGCCAACAACGAGGTCGGCACCCTGCAGCCGATCGACGAGGTCGTCGCCCTGGCCGGCCCGCACGGGATCCCCGTCCACACCGACGCCGTGCAGGCCCTCGGGTCGGTGCCGCTCGACTTCGCCGCCTCGGGCGTCGACGCGATGACGATCACCGGCCACAAGGTCGGCGGCCCCTTCGGCGCCGGCGCGCTGGTGGTGCGCCGCGAGCTCGACCTGGTTGCGCTCGCGCACGGCGGCGGCCAGGAGCGCGACATCCGCAGCGGCACCATCGACACCCCGGCGATCGCCGGGCTGGCCGCGGCCGTCGAGCTCGCCGTCAAGCACCAGGACGAGCACGCCGCCCACGTGGGCGCGCTGCGCGACGAGCTGGTCCGCCGGGTCGTGGAGGTCGTCCCCGACGCGCACCTGCACGGCGCCCCGCTCGAGCCCCGCAGCCTCCGGCTGCCGGGCAACGCCCATCTCGGCTTCCCCGGCTGCGAGGGCGACTCGCTGCTGATGCTGCTCGACGCCCGCGGCATCGAGTGCTCCACCGGGTCGGCCTGCTCGGCCGGCGTCGCGCAGCCCTCCCACGTGCTGCTCGCCATGGGCTGCACCGACGACGCCGCGCGGCACTCGCTGCGCTTCTCCTTCGGCCACACCTCCACCGAGGCCGACGTCGACGCCGTCGTCGAGGCCATCGGACCGGTCGTGGAGCGCGCCCGCGCCGCGCGGAGGGTCTGA
- the mnmA gene encoding tRNA 2-thiouridine(34) synthase MnmA yields the protein MRVVAAMSGGVDSAVAAARAVEAGHDVTGIHLALARNPKSYRTGARGCCTIEDANDARRAADVIGIPFYVWDLSERFHEDVVEDFMDEYAAGRTPNPCLRCNEKIKFAAVLERALALGYDAVATGHYAQLRPGPDGSGGAVEMHRAVDHGKDQSYVLGVLDQHQLAHSLFPLGDSTKTEVRAEAATRGLLVADKPDSHDICFVADGDNAGWLRDKLGDRAPNHGGPILDDATGEELGRHDGTYGFTIGQRKGLRIGRPAPDGKSRFVLDIEPVSGTVTVGPHERLAVRRLTAIKPRWCGTVPSRVDGTVQLRAHGAELPATVVVADDVRIELHEPAYGIAPGQAAVVYDGTRVVGSATIAATA from the coding sequence CTGCGGGTGGTGGCCGCCATGTCCGGCGGGGTCGACTCCGCGGTCGCGGCGGCGCGGGCCGTCGAGGCCGGCCACGACGTCACCGGCATCCACCTGGCCCTCGCGCGCAACCCGAAGTCCTACCGCACCGGTGCGCGCGGGTGCTGCACCATCGAGGACGCCAACGACGCCCGCCGGGCCGCCGACGTGATCGGCATCCCCTTCTACGTCTGGGACCTCTCCGAGCGGTTCCACGAGGACGTCGTCGAGGACTTCATGGACGAGTACGCCGCCGGCCGCACACCCAACCCGTGCCTGCGGTGCAACGAGAAGATCAAGTTCGCCGCGGTCCTCGAGCGCGCGCTCGCGCTCGGCTACGACGCCGTCGCGACGGGCCACTACGCCCAGCTGCGGCCGGGTCCGGACGGCAGCGGCGGCGCCGTCGAGATGCACCGCGCGGTCGACCACGGCAAGGACCAGTCCTACGTGCTCGGCGTCCTCGACCAGCACCAGCTGGCCCACTCGCTGTTCCCGCTCGGCGACTCGACCAAGACCGAGGTGCGGGCCGAGGCGGCGACGCGCGGGCTGCTGGTCGCCGACAAGCCCGACAGCCACGACATCTGCTTCGTCGCCGACGGCGACAACGCCGGGTGGCTGCGCGACAAGCTCGGCGACCGGGCGCCGAACCACGGCGGCCCGATCCTCGACGACGCCACCGGCGAGGAGCTCGGCCGCCACGACGGCACCTACGGCTTCACCATCGGCCAGCGCAAGGGGCTGCGGATCGGCCGGCCGGCGCCCGACGGGAAGTCGCGCTTCGTGCTCGACATCGAGCCCGTCTCCGGCACCGTGACCGTCGGACCCCACGAGCGGCTGGCGGTGCGCCGGCTGACCGCGATCAAGCCCCGCTGGTGCGGCACCGTCCCGTCCCGGGTCGACGGCACCGTCCAGCTGCGCGCCCACGGCGCCGAGCTGCCGGCGACCGTGGTCGTCGCCGACGACGTCCGGATCGAGCTGCACGAGCCGGCCTACGGGATCGCGCCCGGCCAGGCCGCCGTCGTCTACGACGGCACCCGCGTGGTCGGCTCCGCGACGATCGCGGCGACGGCGTGA
- a CDS encoding uroporphyrinogen decarboxylase/cobalamine-independent methonine synthase family protein: protein MAAASGVGSMPGESFDEAQRAVLGVLGEAAGGVPHLVEVPGRGITAGMLGRALGLVSDLGIDLQPAGWRLLGDSGSSGVDHRRARSLLAQDLDGLEELAQGYAGAFKLQVAGPWTLAATVEKPRGDKVLSDVGARRDLAQALAEGVRTHVRDVRRRLTGADRLVVQVDEPSLAAVMAGQISTASGFGRHRTVHPPEASEALGWVLAAIAAEGAEPWVHSCAPGTPLDLVRGAGARGLAVDLATVDAAGHDVLATALEAGETVALGIVAATDPGADDGVTDTALVEQVLRWLDMLGLDPEVVGAQVVVTPSCGMAGASGAWARRALSLAAATAGHLPG, encoded by the coding sequence ATGGCGGCGGCCAGCGGCGTCGGCTCGATGCCGGGGGAGTCGTTCGACGAGGCTCAGCGCGCGGTCCTCGGCGTCCTCGGCGAGGCCGCCGGCGGCGTCCCGCACCTCGTGGAGGTCCCCGGTCGCGGCATCACCGCCGGCATGCTCGGGCGAGCCCTCGGCCTGGTCAGCGACCTCGGCATCGACCTCCAGCCCGCCGGGTGGCGCCTGCTCGGCGACTCCGGCTCCTCCGGCGTCGACCACCGCCGCGCCCGCAGCCTGCTCGCCCAGGACCTCGACGGCCTCGAGGAGCTCGCCCAGGGCTACGCCGGCGCGTTCAAGCTGCAGGTCGCCGGGCCGTGGACGCTGGCCGCGACGGTCGAGAAGCCGCGCGGCGACAAGGTGCTCAGCGACGTCGGCGCGCGCCGCGACCTCGCCCAGGCGCTCGCCGAGGGCGTCCGCACCCACGTGCGCGACGTGCGCCGGCGGTTGACGGGGGCCGACCGGCTCGTCGTCCAGGTCGACGAGCCGTCGCTGGCGGCCGTGATGGCCGGGCAGATCTCCACGGCGTCCGGCTTCGGGCGGCACCGCACGGTGCACCCGCCCGAGGCCTCCGAGGCGCTGGGCTGGGTGCTGGCGGCGATCGCCGCGGAGGGCGCGGAGCCGTGGGTGCACTCGTGCGCGCCGGGCACCCCCCTCGACCTCGTCCGCGGCGCGGGGGCGCGCGGCCTCGCCGTCGACCTCGCCACCGTCGACGCGGCCGGCCACGACGTCCTGGCCACCGCGCTCGAGGCCGGCGAGACCGTCGCGCTCGGCATCGTCGCCGCGACCGACCCCGGCGCGGACGACGGGGTCACCGACACCGCGCTCGTCGAGCAGGTGCTCCGCTGGCTCGACATGCTCGGCCTCGACCCCGAGGTCGTCGGCGCGCAGGTCGTCGTCACGCCGTCCTGCGGGATGGCCGGCGCCTCCGGCGCCTGGGCCCGCCGGGCCCTCTCCCTCGCCGCCGCCACCGCCGGGCACCTGCCCGGCTGA